A region from the Catellatospora sp. TT07R-123 genome encodes:
- a CDS encoding alpha/beta fold hydrolase has product MPGEPGAYATCNNIQIWFRDEGPETGEPILLIMGLGSQLIAWPQDFVDDLTGRGYRVIRFDNRDSGLSEKIESADAAGTDATLNAVYQLTDMAADTVGLLDHLGIDRAHIVGASMGGMIAQTIAIHHPERVRTLCSIMSTTGAPFIGLPTLEAAAAVLAETPAEREAAIAHIANVMRIIGSRTLESEEREARLAGATAAYDRMFYPAGTKRQFGAIAAAPNRTAALGEFAEREIPVLVVHGGEDSLINISGGRATHNAIPGSELLVLDTMGHDLPQSLRPRVLDAIDANARKALAVA; this is encoded by the coding sequence GTGCCTGGCGAACCCGGAGCATATGCGACCTGCAACAACATTCAGATCTGGTTCCGGGACGAGGGTCCCGAGACCGGTGAACCGATCCTGCTGATCATGGGCCTGGGCTCGCAGCTCATCGCCTGGCCGCAGGACTTCGTGGACGACCTCACCGGACGGGGCTACCGCGTCATCCGCTTCGACAACCGCGACAGCGGCCTGTCGGAGAAGATCGAATCGGCGGACGCCGCCGGGACCGACGCGACGCTCAACGCCGTGTACCAGCTCACCGACATGGCCGCTGACACGGTCGGCCTGCTGGACCACCTCGGCATCGACCGCGCGCACATCGTGGGCGCCTCGATGGGCGGGATGATCGCGCAGACCATCGCCATCCACCACCCCGAGCGGGTGCGCACCCTGTGCTCGATCATGAGCACCACCGGGGCGCCGTTCATCGGGCTGCCGACGCTGGAGGCGGCCGCGGCCGTGCTCGCCGAGACGCCCGCCGAGCGCGAGGCGGCGATCGCGCACATCGCCAACGTCATGCGGATCATCGGCTCCCGCACGCTGGAGTCCGAGGAGCGCGAGGCCCGGCTCGCCGGGGCGACCGCCGCCTACGACCGGATGTTCTACCCGGCGGGCACCAAGCGCCAGTTCGGCGCCATCGCCGCGGCGCCCAACCGCACCGCCGCCCTCGGCGAGTTCGCCGAGCGCGAGATCCCCGTCCTGGTGGTGCACGGCGGCGAGGACTCGCTGATCAACATCAGCGGCGGCCGGGCGACGCACAACGCCATCCCGGGCTCGGAACTGCTCGTGCTCGACACGATGGGGCACGACCTGCCGCAGAGCCTGCGCCCGCGGGTCCTCGACGCGATCGACGCGAACGCCCGCAAGGCGCTCGCCGTCGCCTGA
- a CDS encoding MMPL family transporter: protein MSESKARPGSLLRIGRFCARHAGLVVVAWIVAVVALMAADRAAGGEFADDYNLPGTSAQQGADLLAAHQPATGGFTSRIVFTAAAGSTVAAAGDALAATVSRLGALPNVRAVADPLRPGTVSPDGRTALAAVTFAGNPAGYGRPYLDQVDAAVAPARAAGLTVEYGGQLGTAARPKANDLRSELIGVAVALVVLLLGFGSVLAAGIPLLSALLGVAAGTGVLGLAAAAVTLGSVSPTLGVMMGLGVGIDYALLLATRYRRFVADGMAPVDAAAAAVARSGRAVVVAAVTVVVALLGLYGSGLQFVGRLGLAGGIAVAVAAVAALTLTPALLGLAGRRIDRWRVRPPVSEPTGTADSWQRYATLVGRRPWLFLLGGLLVLGVLALPALSLRLGQVDSRAYPTSYTDRRAFDAVTDAFGAGANAPLTVVVELPATATDRDLLAARLRTALAELPEVRAVGPFAPSPDGALLVAQLTPRTGPQDEATGELMDRLIDRTLPGMLAGSGAHGYVTGVTASQLQFRDLLAERLPLIVAAVVAAAFLLLLAVFRGLLVAAKAAVLNLLSIAASYGVLVAVFQWGWGSAALGLADAVPIQSYVPTMMFAIVFGLSMDYEIFLLSRIREAWLATGDNRHSVAAGLSATGRVITCAALIMTSVFAAFLLSTNVVVKMIALGLTASVIVDATVVRLILVPASMYVFGRANWWLPRWLDRVLPHLDPEAPEPAVPAAVAVPVHA from the coding sequence GTGTCCGAATCGAAGGCCCGCCCAGGGTCGCTGCTGCGGATCGGGCGGTTCTGCGCCAGGCACGCCGGTCTGGTCGTCGTCGCATGGATCGTCGCCGTCGTGGCCCTGATGGCAGCCGACCGCGCCGCGGGCGGCGAGTTCGCCGACGACTACAACCTGCCCGGCACCTCCGCCCAGCAGGGCGCCGACCTGCTCGCGGCCCACCAGCCCGCCACCGGCGGCTTCACCAGCCGGATCGTGTTCACCGCCGCAGCCGGGTCCACCGTGGCCGCCGCCGGGGACGCGCTGGCCGCGACGGTCTCCCGCCTCGGCGCGCTGCCGAACGTGCGCGCCGTCGCCGATCCGCTGCGGCCCGGCACCGTCTCCCCCGACGGGCGGACCGCCCTGGCCGCCGTCACCTTCGCCGGCAACCCCGCGGGCTACGGCCGCCCGTACCTGGACCAGGTCGACGCCGCCGTAGCCCCGGCCCGCGCCGCCGGGCTCACCGTCGAATACGGCGGGCAGCTGGGCACCGCCGCCCGGCCCAAGGCCAACGACCTGCGCTCCGAACTCATCGGCGTGGCCGTCGCGCTCGTGGTGCTGCTGCTCGGCTTCGGCAGCGTCCTGGCCGCGGGCATCCCGCTGCTGTCGGCGCTGCTCGGCGTCGCCGCCGGGACCGGGGTGCTCGGCCTGGCCGCCGCGGCGGTCACGCTCGGCTCGGTGTCGCCGACCCTCGGGGTGATGATGGGCCTCGGCGTCGGCATCGACTACGCCCTGCTGCTGGCCACCCGATACCGCCGGTTCGTCGCCGACGGCATGGCGCCGGTCGACGCGGCCGCGGCGGCTGTCGCGCGCAGCGGCCGGGCGGTGGTGGTCGCGGCGGTCACGGTCGTGGTCGCCCTGCTCGGCCTGTACGGCTCGGGCCTTCAGTTCGTCGGCCGCCTCGGCCTGGCCGGCGGCATCGCCGTGGCCGTCGCCGCAGTCGCCGCCCTGACCCTCACCCCCGCGCTGCTGGGCCTGGCCGGGCGGCGCATCGACCGCTGGCGGGTGCGCCCGCCGGTCAGCGAGCCCACCGGCACCGCCGACTCGTGGCAGCGCTACGCCACCCTGGTCGGCCGCCGCCCGTGGCTGTTCCTGCTCGGCGGCCTGCTCGTGCTCGGCGTGCTGGCCCTGCCCGCCCTGTCGCTGCGCCTGGGCCAGGTCGACTCCCGTGCCTACCCGACCAGCTACACCGACCGCCGCGCCTTCGACGCGGTCACCGACGCGTTCGGGGCCGGGGCCAACGCGCCGCTCACCGTCGTGGTCGAACTTCCCGCGACCGCCACGGACCGCGACCTGCTGGCCGCCCGGCTGCGCACCGCCCTGGCCGAACTGCCCGAGGTGCGGGCCGTCGGCCCGTTCGCGCCCAGCCCCGACGGCGCGCTGCTGGTCGCGCAGCTCACCCCGCGGACCGGGCCGCAGGACGAGGCCACCGGCGAGCTGATGGACCGTCTCATCGACCGCACGCTGCCCGGCATGCTGGCCGGGTCCGGCGCGCACGGCTACGTGACCGGGGTGACCGCGTCGCAGTTGCAGTTCCGCGACCTGCTCGCCGAGCGGCTGCCGCTCATCGTGGCCGCCGTCGTGGCGGCGGCGTTCCTGCTGCTGCTGGCCGTGTTCCGCGGGCTGCTCGTGGCGGCCAAGGCGGCGGTGCTGAACCTGCTGTCCATCGCCGCGTCGTACGGGGTGCTGGTCGCGGTGTTCCAGTGGGGCTGGGGGTCGGCCGCGCTCGGGCTCGCCGACGCGGTCCCGATCCAGTCCTACGTGCCGACGATGATGTTCGCGATCGTCTTCGGACTGTCCATGGACTACGAGATCTTCCTGCTGTCGCGCATCCGCGAGGCGTGGCTGGCCACCGGCGACAACCGGCACAGCGTCGCGGCCGGACTGTCCGCCACCGGCCGGGTCATCACCTGCGCCGCACTGATCATGACCAGCGTCTTCGCCGCGTTCCTGCTGTCGACCAACGTGGTGGTCAAGATGATCGCGCTCGGCCTGACCGCCAGCGTGATCGTCGACGCCACCGTGGTCCGCCTGATCCTCGTCCCCGCCTCGATGTACGTCTTCGGCCGCGCCAACTGGTGGCTGCCCCGCTGGCTGGACCGTGTCCTGCCCCACCTCGATCCCGAGGCGCCCGAACCGGCCGTGCCCGCCGCCGTCGCGGTCCCGGTGCACGCGTAG
- a CDS encoding oxidoreductase, with amino-acid sequence MTVAGGSLALADDLVLSRMGYGAMQLAGPGVWGPPRDRAEAAAVLREVVAQGVTHLDTSDYYGPYTVNELIHKVLHPYPPQLRIVTKVGARRGPDKSWPPALSRDDLVGAVHDNLRRLGVDALDVVNLRVGGVERPTPGSIAEPFSVLAELREQGLIRHLGVSGVSDEQLTEAQSIAPVVCVQNLYNIVRRDDDALVDRCAREGLAYTPFFPLGGFSPLQSQELDEIAAGLGATARQVALAWLLQRSPTMLLIPGTSSLKHLRENLAAADLALPADAVAALDALT; translated from the coding sequence ATGACCGTTGCCGGAGGTAGCCTCGCCCTCGCCGACGACCTCGTCCTCAGCCGGATGGGATACGGCGCCATGCAGCTCGCGGGCCCGGGGGTATGGGGGCCGCCGCGCGATCGCGCCGAGGCCGCGGCGGTGCTGCGCGAAGTGGTCGCGCAGGGCGTCACCCACCTCGACACCAGCGACTACTACGGGCCGTACACGGTGAACGAGCTGATCCACAAGGTGCTGCACCCGTATCCGCCGCAGCTGCGGATCGTGACCAAGGTCGGGGCGCGGCGCGGCCCGGACAAGTCGTGGCCGCCCGCGCTGTCGCGCGACGACCTGGTCGGCGCGGTGCACGACAACCTGCGCCGCCTGGGCGTGGACGCCCTGGACGTGGTGAACCTGCGCGTCGGCGGGGTGGAGCGGCCCACGCCCGGCTCGATCGCCGAGCCGTTCTCGGTGCTGGCCGAGCTGCGCGAGCAGGGGCTGATCCGGCACCTGGGCGTGAGCGGGGTATCGGACGAGCAGCTCACCGAGGCGCAGTCGATCGCGCCGGTGGTGTGCGTGCAGAACCTGTACAACATCGTGCGCCGCGATGACGACGCGCTGGTCGACCGGTGCGCGCGGGAGGGCTTGGCCTACACGCCGTTCTTCCCGCTGGGCGGGTTCAGCCCGTTGCAGTCGCAGGAGCTCGACGAGATCGCCGCCGGGCTGGGCGCCACGGCACGCCAGGTCGCGCTGGCCTGGCTGCTCCAGCGGTCACCGACGATGCTGCTGATCCCGGGCACGTCCTCGCTGAAGCACCTGCGCGAGAACCTCGCCGCCGCCGACCTGGCGCTGCCCGCCGACGCGGTCGCGGCCCTGGACGCGCTGACGTGA
- a CDS encoding carbohydrate kinase family protein translates to MRDLDVLVLGGVGIDTIVRVPTLSVPPGDFLPVAPIHDYVAHSGNGVALGFHALGLRTLLADFLGDDPMGELVLRRYAAVGLDFTHLPAPGGTPRAVNLVDAQGRRFSFFDGRHPHGLALPPEFYLPLLERTRHVHIAATHAVGAFAEARRLGVTASADIHAWDGENPWALPFLRDADLVFFSAQAAPDRVDEIMRRVLELGRARVVVATEGAAGSRVLTREQPQVRRFPVAAPQRPVVDSNGAGDAFSTAFMSRWLAGDPVEECMRAGAVSGAYACGAAGTHEDLITAAALDTAIAGTRAGAAA, encoded by the coding sequence ATGCGCGATCTCGACGTCCTGGTCCTCGGCGGTGTCGGCATCGACACGATCGTGCGGGTGCCGACCCTGTCCGTGCCGCCGGGCGACTTCCTGCCGGTGGCGCCGATCCACGACTACGTCGCCCACTCCGGCAACGGCGTCGCGCTCGGGTTCCACGCGCTGGGGCTGCGCACCCTGCTCGCCGACTTCCTCGGCGACGACCCGATGGGCGAGCTCGTGCTGCGCCGGTACGCCGCGGTCGGCCTCGACTTCACCCATCTGCCCGCACCCGGCGGCACCCCGCGCGCGGTCAACCTGGTCGACGCGCAGGGCCGCCGCTTCTCCTTCTTCGACGGCCGCCACCCGCACGGCCTGGCCCTGCCGCCGGAGTTCTACCTGCCGCTGCTGGAACGGACCCGGCACGTCCACATCGCCGCCACGCACGCGGTCGGCGCGTTCGCCGAGGCCCGGCGCCTGGGCGTGACGGCCTCGGCCGACATCCACGCGTGGGACGGCGAGAACCCGTGGGCGCTGCCCTTCCTGCGCGACGCCGACCTGGTGTTCTTCAGCGCCCAGGCCGCCCCGGACCGGGTCGACGAGATCATGCGGCGCGTCCTGGAACTGGGCCGGGCCCGGGTGGTCGTGGCCACCGAGGGCGCCGCCGGCTCCCGCGTGCTGACCCGCGAGCAGCCGCAGGTGAGGCGCTTCCCAGTGGCGGCGCCCCAGCGGCCGGTCGTCGACAGCAACGGCGCGGGCGACGCGTTCAGCACCGCGTTCATGAGCCGCTGGCTGGCCGGGGACCCGGTCGAGGAGTGCATGCGGGCCGGGGCGGTGTCGGGCGCGTACGCGTGCGGGGCGGCCGGAACCCACGAGGACCTGATCACGGCAGCGGCACTGGACACCGCGATCGCCGGGACCAGGGCCGGTGCTGCTGCATAG
- a CDS encoding nucleotidyltransferase family protein yields the protein MVFDRQGARAVADRFARELTANGARAVVLVGSVARGDARPTSDIDLVALGDGPEYRLAVCDGWQVSQSWRTVEQVRAGFAHPAGAGGAVPAWRGALILADPTGEAARLQAEARAWDWPLLGGAPDEWVAEQITGYAEEVHRLVGQSTGGSPRAAAVMRSLLAVRLATVLAVHHRILHDTENRLWDLVAAAEGPRWSEAQDTALGITPGGGAEMLRAAIELYAVAAQRVAHLLDADQAAVVRLALETALGAA from the coding sequence GTGGTGTTCGATCGGCAAGGGGCGAGGGCGGTCGCGGATCGGTTCGCCCGCGAGCTGACCGCGAACGGGGCACGGGCGGTGGTGCTGGTCGGCAGCGTGGCGCGGGGCGACGCCCGGCCCACGTCCGACATCGACCTGGTGGCGCTCGGCGACGGGCCCGAATACCGGTTGGCGGTCTGCGACGGGTGGCAGGTGTCGCAGTCGTGGCGTACGGTCGAGCAGGTCCGGGCCGGGTTCGCGCATCCGGCCGGCGCGGGCGGCGCGGTCCCGGCCTGGCGCGGCGCGCTGATCCTGGCCGACCCGACCGGCGAGGCGGCCCGGTTGCAGGCCGAAGCCCGCGCCTGGGACTGGCCGCTGCTGGGCGGCGCCCCCGACGAGTGGGTGGCCGAGCAGATCACCGGGTACGCCGAGGAGGTGCACCGCCTCGTCGGCCAGTCCACCGGCGGCAGCCCCCGCGCCGCCGCCGTGATGCGCAGCCTGCTCGCGGTCCGCCTGGCCACGGTCCTGGCCGTGCACCACCGGATCCTCCACGACACCGAGAACCGCCTGTGGGACCTGGTCGCCGCGGCCGAAGGCCCCCGCTGGTCGGAGGCTCAGGACACGGCGCTGGGGATCACTCCCGGCGGCGGCGCCGAGATGCTGAGGGCGGCGATCGAGCTCTACGCGGTCGCGGCCCAACGCGTGGCGCACCTGCTCGACGCCGACCAGGCGGCGGTCGTACGTCTGGCGCTGGAGACCGCCCTTGGCGCCGCCTGA
- a CDS encoding translation factor GTPase family protein encodes MPSLNLGILAHVDAGKTSLTERLLHAAGVIDDLGSVDEGSTQTDTLALERERGITIKSAVVSFAVGGTTVNLIDTPGHPDFIAEVERVLGVLDGAVLVVSAVEGVQAQTRVLMRVLRRLRIPTLLFVNKIDRGGARYGSLLDELRSRLTPALAPMGTVSGLGGKDAAFHPYPHGVAGLVELLAEQDDDLLGAYLDDRPVPGPRLRDALAGQTGRALVHPVYFGSAMTGAGVDELIGGITGLLPATGGDPAAPVSGTVFKVERGGAGDLVAYLRLYAGTVRLRDRLAFGEGRTGKVTGISVFDRGGAERAPSVDAGRIAKVTGLAEVRIGDTVGAPPPHAADRGQFAPPTLETVVLPRRPGERGALHAALAQLAEQDPLIGLRHDGPGGDLAVSLYGEVQKEVIEATLARDYGIEVAFEQTTTVYIERPVGIGAAAEPMGGANPFRAGVGLRLEPAAPGTGVRFGLGIEPGSLPAAFIRAVEETARRTLRQGLHGWQVTDCVVTLTYSSYTPPPPYGWSRWSSSAGDFRDLTPLVLMAALRQAGTGVHEPVHRVHLEVPADALAAVVPVVGRLGGVTQATTVGGAACELEADLPAVRVHELRRELPSLTQGEGVLVSVFDHYRPVRGAAPGRARTDFNPLDRKEYLLHVSRRA; translated from the coding sequence TTGCCTTCGCTGAATCTGGGAATCCTGGCGCACGTCGACGCCGGTAAGACAAGCCTGACCGAGCGGCTGCTGCACGCCGCCGGTGTCATCGACGACCTCGGCAGTGTCGACGAGGGCAGCACGCAGACCGACACGCTGGCGCTGGAACGCGAGCGCGGCATCACCATCAAGTCGGCTGTCGTGTCGTTCGCCGTGGGCGGGACCACCGTCAACCTGATCGACACCCCGGGCCATCCGGACTTCATCGCCGAGGTGGAGCGGGTGCTGGGCGTGCTCGACGGCGCCGTACTGGTGGTGTCGGCCGTGGAGGGGGTGCAGGCGCAGACCCGCGTGCTGATGCGGGTGCTGCGGCGGCTGCGCATCCCGACCCTGCTGTTCGTCAACAAGATCGACCGGGGCGGGGCGCGCTACGGCAGCCTGCTCGACGAGCTGCGTTCCCGGCTGACCCCGGCGCTCGCCCCGATGGGGACCGTGTCGGGGCTCGGCGGGAAGGACGCGGCGTTCCACCCGTACCCCCATGGTGTCGCAGGTTTGGTCGAGCTGCTGGCCGAGCAGGACGACGACCTGCTCGGGGCCTATCTCGACGACCGCCCGGTGCCGGGGCCGCGGCTGCGCGACGCGCTGGCCGGGCAGACCGGGCGGGCGCTGGTGCACCCGGTGTACTTCGGGTCCGCGATGACCGGCGCGGGCGTCGACGAGCTGATCGGCGGCATCACCGGCCTGCTGCCCGCGACCGGCGGCGACCCGGCGGCGCCGGTGTCGGGCACGGTGTTCAAGGTGGAGCGCGGCGGCGCCGGCGATCTGGTCGCCTACCTGCGCCTGTACGCCGGGACCGTCCGCCTGCGCGACCGGCTGGCGTTCGGCGAGGGCCGGACCGGCAAGGTCACCGGCATCAGCGTCTTCGACCGGGGCGGCGCCGAGCGGGCCCCGTCCGTCGACGCGGGCCGCATCGCCAAGGTCACCGGCCTGGCCGAGGTGCGCATCGGCGACACGGTGGGCGCGCCGCCGCCGCACGCCGCCGACCGCGGGCAGTTCGCCCCGCCGACGCTGGAGACGGTGGTGCTGCCCCGCCGCCCGGGTGAGCGCGGCGCGCTGCACGCGGCGCTGGCGCAGCTCGCCGAGCAGGATCCGCTGATCGGCCTGCGCCACGACGGGCCGGGCGGCGACCTGGCCGTGTCGCTCTACGGCGAGGTGCAGAAGGAGGTCATCGAGGCGACCCTGGCCCGCGATTACGGCATCGAGGTGGCGTTCGAGCAGACCACGACGGTGTACATCGAACGGCCGGTCGGGATCGGGGCGGCCGCCGAGCCGATGGGCGGGGCGAACCCGTTCCGGGCCGGGGTCGGGCTGCGGCTGGAACCGGCCGCGCCGGGCACCGGGGTGCGGTTCGGCCTGGGCATCGAGCCGGGTTCGCTGCCGGCGGCTTTCATCAGGGCGGTCGAGGAGACCGCGCGGCGGACCCTGCGGCAGGGGCTGCACGGCTGGCAGGTGACCGACTGCGTGGTGACGCTGACGTACTCGTCCTACACCCCGCCGCCGCCGTACGGGTGGAGCAGGTGGTCCAGTTCGGCGGGCGACTTCCGCGACCTGACGCCGCTGGTGCTGATGGCCGCGCTGCGGCAGGCGGGCACCGGGGTGCACGAGCCGGTGCACCGGGTGCACCTGGAGGTGCCCGCCGACGCGCTGGCCGCGGTCGTGCCGGTGGTGGGTCGGCTGGGCGGGGTCACGCAGGCCACCACGGTCGGCGGGGCGGCCTGCGAGTTGGAGGCCGACCTGCCCGCCGTACGGGTGCACGAGCTGCGCCGGGAGCTGCCGTCGCTGACCCAGGGTGAGGGAGTGCTGGTCAGCGTGTTCGACCACTACCGGCCGGTACGCGGGGCGGCGCCGGGGCGGGCCCGGACCGACTTCAACCCGCTGGACCGTAAGGAGTACCTGCTGCACGTGTCCCGGCGTGCCTGA